The following proteins come from a genomic window of Bactrocera tryoni isolate S06 chromosome 1, CSIRO_BtryS06_freeze2, whole genome shotgun sequence:
- the LOC120781581 gene encoding uncharacterized protein LOC120781581 isoform X3 — protein MTSAIFKHWFHQSFVPQVEFTLPMVREWNDDPCVDDTTEIHEITEIHEIEESDDDDGIAEDPIKKIAASEAVEIFNKALQWAEDAMVDQSDMSVLTRLREKAVFQLLERKKQQKKITDFFNE, from the exons ATGACGTCTGCTATTTTTAAACATTGGTTCCATCAATCTTTTGTGCCAcag gtTGAGTTTACATTGCCAATGGTTCGAGAGTGGAACGATGACCCTTGTGTTGATGATACCACCGAAATACATGAAATCACCGAAATCCACGAAATTGAAGAAAGTGACGATGATGATGGTATTGCCGAAGACCCCATAAAGAAAATTGCCGCAAGTGAGGCAGTTGAAATCTTTAACAAGGCATTGCAATGGGCTGAGGATGCAATGGTTGATCAGAGCGACATGAGTGTACTTACACGCTTAAGGGAGAAAGCAGTATTTCAGCTATTAGAAAGGAAAAAGCAGCAGAAAAAGATAAcggatttttttaatgaataa
- the LOC120781581 gene encoding uncharacterized protein LOC120781581 isoform X2 yields the protein MEKSLYLWFIRVRERNCPVEFTLPMVREWNDDPCVDDTTEIHEITEIHEIEESDDDDGIAEDPIKKIAASEAVEIFNKALQWAEDAMVDQSDMSVLTRLREKAVFQLLERKKQQKKITDFFNE from the exons ATGGAAAAAAGTCTATACCTTTGGTTCATCCGGGTGCGCGAAAGGAATTGTCCT gtTGAGTTTACATTGCCAATGGTTCGAGAGTGGAACGATGACCCTTGTGTTGATGATACCACCGAAATACATGAAATCACCGAAATCCACGAAATTGAAGAAAGTGACGATGATGATGGTATTGCCGAAGACCCCATAAAGAAAATTGCCGCAAGTGAGGCAGTTGAAATCTTTAACAAGGCATTGCAATGGGCTGAGGATGCAATGGTTGATCAGAGCGACATGAGTGTACTTACACGCTTAAGGGAGAAAGCAGTATTTCAGCTATTAGAAAGGAAAAAGCAGCAGAAAAAGATAAcggatttttttaatgaataa
- the LOC120781581 gene encoding uncharacterized protein LOC120781581 isoform X4 has translation MECRNKLFNANVEFTLPMVREWNDDPCVDDTTEIHEITEIHEIEESDDDDGIAEDPIKKIAASEAVEIFNKALQWAEDAMVDQSDMSVLTRLREKAVFQLLERKKQQKKITDFFNE, from the exons ATGGAGTGCAGAAATAAACTCTTTAATGCGAAT gtTGAGTTTACATTGCCAATGGTTCGAGAGTGGAACGATGACCCTTGTGTTGATGATACCACCGAAATACATGAAATCACCGAAATCCACGAAATTGAAGAAAGTGACGATGATGATGGTATTGCCGAAGACCCCATAAAGAAAATTGCCGCAAGTGAGGCAGTTGAAATCTTTAACAAGGCATTGCAATGGGCTGAGGATGCAATGGTTGATCAGAGCGACATGAGTGTACTTACACGCTTAAGGGAGAAAGCAGTATTTCAGCTATTAGAAAGGAAAAAGCAGCAGAAAAAGATAAcggatttttttaatgaataa
- the LOC120781581 gene encoding jerky protein homolog-like isoform X1 translates to MTSAIFKHWFHQSFVPQVRLFLKRKNLAIKALLLIANAPSHPSEAKLKTEDGNIIAMFMPPNVTPLIQPMDQNAIKITKLYYRNSLLASIAAKNLDLLESMKNVTLKDAVTLLSVAWDRVSTETLANCWKDILSLMGNEEDPEYNIPLTNGVQK, encoded by the exons ATGACGTCTGCTATTTTTAAACATTGGTTCCATCAATCTTTTGTGCCAcag GTAAGATTGTTTCTAAAGCGGAAGAACTTAGCAATAAAGGCATTATTACTTATTGCCAACGCTCCCTCTCATCCAAgtgaagcaaaattaaaaactgaagaTGGAAATATAATTGCCATGTTTATGCCGCCAAATGTCACCCCTCTTATCCAACCTATGGATCAAAATGCGATTAAAATAACGAAGTTATATTACAGAAACAGTTTGTTGGCTTCAATAGCAGCAAAAAACTTAGATTTGCTTGAATCAATGAAAAATGTAACGTTGAAAGATGCTGTTACCCTTTTATCTGTCGCGTGGGATCGGGTCAGCACAGAAACTCTTGCCAATTGTTGGAAAGACATTTTAAGTTTAATGGGAAACGAGGAGGACCCTGAATATAACATTCCATTAACAAATGGAGTGCAGAAATAA